Below is a genomic region from Glaciihabitans sp. INWT7.
AGCCAGCCGACCTGGATGCCGAGCTGATGCACCGACTCCGGCGTATCGGTGGTCTCACTGCCGGTGACGGCGATCGCATCGACGTGCACGTGGGACTGCACCGCGCGCACCCAGCGGGCCGTGTCATCCGGCTTGCGCCCGACATCCACGACCACCCAGACCTGGTCGGCCTTGAGGTACTCGAGAGCGGCGATCGCGTCTGCATCGAGCCCGGACCGGGAGATGCCGAGCGCGATGAACGCGCTGTGCCTCTCCCGAACGCCCGCGGCCCGTGCCGCCATCGCGCTGATGCGGTCCTTCACCCGGAAATAGCCGTCGGCGCTGACGGCGCCGGCGATGCTGAGGGCGCGCAACCCGGAGGCCTGGGACATGTCCCGTGCCACCTGCAGGGGGTCGTCGCCCAGCCCGATCACCACGACGAGGTCGCCCGCCGCCTCGAGGGGTGTCTGACGGAACACCGTCGGCCCATCGATGAGCGGCACGATCGCTGCCGTGTTGTAGGTGAGATCGGCCATGATCGAGTCGAAGTCCACCGAGTGGGTGGAGAGACGGGGGATGAGATCGCCGTAGTGCGAGATCGCCTCGGCGGTATCCGCGTCGTCGAGCAGACGGGCGATTCCTGCCCGGGTGGGCAGGTCGAAGGTATGAGCGTCCCGGGCGGTGCCGTCGGGCACATCCACCTCGATCTCGTAGCGACGAGAGGCGAAGAAACCGGAGATCCCCCCGGAAGTGACCGCCTTGACCGCGATGACCTTCGCCAACGGACCGTGCTCGGCGAGCACGCGGGCATTCAGTTCATCGAGCGACGCACCCTCAAGCTGATATCGACTCGGCACCGCGCACCACCCCCACTGTCTCGATATTCACATTCGCCGACGTGACCTCCTGGTACGACAGCACCGGCAGTCCCCCAGACTGGGCGGAGACCAAACGACGGATGGCTGGTCGCAGGGCCGGCGCACAGACCAGCACCGCAGACATGCCGGTGCCCTCCACGCGAGCGACCACGTCGCGCACCGATCCGAGCAGCGACTCGAGCGCGTGCTGGTCGATGAGGATCTGGGTGCCGAGCTCCGAGGGACGCAGGCCCTCGAGCATGGACTGCTCGAGCAAGGGGTCGATCATGATCACGTGAAGAGTCTGGCCGTCGAGGTGACGGGCACTGAGGGCCGGGCCGAGCGCCGCACGAGCGGCTTCGATGAGGCCCTCGGGGTCGGCCGAGACCTTCGCCCTCAGCGAGAGCGCCTCGTAGATGCGCGGGAGGTCGTTGATGGGCACCTGCTCGACCAGAAGACCCTGCAGCACCCGCTGCACCTCGGCGAGACTGAGGAGCCCCGGAACGAGTTCGTCGACGGCGGCGGGGTTGATCTCCTTGACGCCCTCGGTGAGCACCCGCACGTCTTCCCGGCTGAGCAGGCGCGCGGCGTTGCCCATGATGATCGACGAGAGGTGGGTGACGACGACGGAGACCCGGTCGATCACGGTGGCGCCGGTCATCTCCGCGCTGTGACGCATCTCGCTGGGCACCCATTTGCCCGCGAGTCCGAACACAGGCTCGAGGGTGACGGCGCCGGGCAGTGGATCGAGGGCGTCCCCGAGCGCGAGCACCTTGCCGGAGGGCGCGATGCCCCGGCCCGCCTCGACGCCGGCGATGCGGATGACGTAGGTGGAGGGGGGAAGCTCGATGCTGTCCCTGGTGCGCACCGGGGGCACGACGAGACCCATGTCCATCGCGATTTTGCGGCGGAGTGACCGCACGCGGGCGAGCAGGTCGTCCGAGGCATCCGACACCAGATCGACGAGGTCGGGAGCCAGCAGGATCTCGAGGGCATGCACGCGCATTTGCTCGATGAGGTTCTCGGTGGTGGTGCCGATCGCCGGGTCGGCGATGGCCGCCGTCTCGACCTCGAGCCTCTTCACTGCTTCACGGGCCTTGATGCGCTGGGCGATGATGATGAGCGAGGCGCCGACGATGAGGAAGAGGATGATCGGCATGCCCGGGATGAATGCCATCAGGATGGCGGCTACTCCGGCGATGATGAGCGCGAAGCGGGACTGGCCGAGCTGCGCCGCCGCGGTGGAACCCATGTCGGACTCGGCGTTGGAGCGGGTCACGATCATGCCGGTGGAGACGGCCATCAAGAGGGCCGGGATCTGCGTCACCAGGCCGTCGCCGATGGTGAGGAGGGTGTAGCTGCTGACGGCGTCTCCGATGGAGAGCCCGCGCTGGATCACCCCGATCGCGATACCACCCACGATGTTGATGATGATGATGATGATTCCGGCGATCGCGTCGCCCTTCACGAACTTGGAGGCGCCGTCCATCGCGCCGTAGAAGTCCGCCTCGGCGGAGACCTCGGCGCGGCGCTCGCGGGCTTGCACATCGGTGATCAGCCCGGCGTTGAGGTCGGCGTCGATGGCCATCTGCTTTCCGGGCATGGCATCGAGGGTGAAGCGCGCGCCTACCTCGGCCACTCGCTCGGCACCCTTGGTGACCACCACGAACTGGATGACGACGAGGATGAGGAAGATCACCGCACCGATGATGATCGAGCCTCCGACGGCCACGTGGCCGAACGCGCCGATCACCTCTCCCGCATAGCCGTTGCCGAGCACCAGGCGGGTCGAGGCCACGTTGAGGCCGAGCCGGAACAGCGTGGCGACCAGCAGCAGTGACGGGAAGACGGAGAAGTCGAGGGGCTTCTTGACGAACATCGTGGTGAGCAGTGTCACCAGCGCGAGCATGATGTTCACGATGATCAGCAGGTCGAGCACGAAGGCCGGGATCGGCACGACGAGCAGCAGGATGATACCGACCACTCCGAGCGGCACCGCGAGTTTCGCGAGGTTCTTGTTCATCGTCAGTGCCCTCCAGCGGCGACTAGTTGGTTCATCTCGTGCACGCCCTTCGACGAGCCGCGCTTGCGCAGCGCGAGCACGAAGGCGAGCACGCGGGCGACGGCGTTGTACAGGTCGACCGGGATCTCGTCCCCGAGTTCACAGGCCGAGTGCAGCGCGCGGGTGAGGGGGATGTCTTTGACGATCGGTACGAGGTCGGTCTCGGCCTGTTCGCGGATGCGCAGCGCGATCACTCCGGCGCCCTTGGCGATCACCCGGGGAGCCGACTTGCCCGGTTCGTACTTGAGGGCGATGGCGAAGTGGGTGGGGTTCACGAGCACCACGTCGGCATCCACGATCGAGGCCATCATGCGGTTGCGGCTCATGGCGAGCTGGCGGGAGCGGCGCTGCCCCTTGATCATGGGGTCGCCCTCGGAGGACTTGTTCTCGTCCTTCACTTCCTTCTTGGTCATGCGCGTGCGCTTGCGGTTGCGGCGCATGATCACGAAGACATCGGCGGCGGCGAGCACGAGCCCGGCGACGACAGCGGAGCGCACGAGAGAGGACGTGCCATCGGTCGCCGCTGTGATGAGCTCGGAGGCGGGGAGGCCGCCGCCGCTCATCAGCACGGGCATGAGGCCCTGGATGACGGAGAGCAGCACGATGCCGACGACGACAGTCTTGGAGAGTGCCTTCACCCCCTGCCAGGCCGCCTGCATTCCGAAGGTGCGCTTGAGGCCCTCCACCGGATTGAACTGGTCGAACTTGCCGGTGAACTTCTTGAAGTGGATGCCACCCTGGGCGGCCGCCGCCACGAGCACCGCGATAGTCACGACCAGCAGCAGGGGCAGGATGATGCCTCCGACCGAGGCGAGACCGTCGACCAGTGCCTGCATCGCGTGCGCCGAATCAGGGTGGTCCATCACCTCGCGCAACTGGTACAGCGGCGCGGAAGTCGCGGCGGCCCCCGCAGAGACGGTCGCCGGGATCATCACCGCGGCGACGCCGACGGCGACCCAGGCCGTGAGGTCCTGCGACTTGGAGAGCTGCCCCTTTGCGCGCACCTCTTTCATGCGCTTCTCGGTGGCGAGTTCTGTCTTTTCGCCGGAATCGGGCTCGGGCATGGCTATTTCACCCCCGAGAAGATGGAGACGGCCTGCCCGGTGATCGCCGCGACGATCTGCGGAAGGGCCGCGAAGACGAACACACCGAGAGACAGGGTGATGAAGATCTTGAGCGGGAAGCCGAGCGCGAAGGCGTTGAGCGCCGGAGCGACCCTGGTGAGCAGGCCGAGGCCGGCATCCGCGAGAAAGAGCACGACGATCAACGGTCCGGCGATCTGCACCGCCGACAGAAGCATCTGCCCGACGGCGAGGGTGATGGCGTGGATGGGGGCGGCCAGGTCGAGGGTGCCCGCCACCGGCAGCGCGTCGAAGCTGCGGGCGAGGCCGCCGATGATGAGCTGGTAGCCGCCGGAGGCGAAGAGCAGGGCGAGAGCCGTCATCTGGTACAGACGCGCGAACTGGGCGCCGTTGATCATCATCTGCGGGTCGAAGCCCTGGGCGAGCTGGAACCCGCCGAAGAGGTCGACCAGGTTGCCGGCCGACTGGATCGCCGAGAAGACGATCATCACGAGGAATCCGAGCAGGGCGCCCGTCACCAGTTCGACCAGCAGTCCGACGACGAACCCCGCCGTGTCGGGCGAGATGTAGCCGCTCGCGACCCGGGGCGAGACGGCCAGCGCGAGCCCGATGCCGAGCATGGCCTTGATGCGCAAGGGAAAGGCGTTGGTGGAGAACGGGGGTGCGATCACCAGGAAGGTCGTCATGCGCACCGAAGCGAGCATCACCGCCTCGATCCACGGGAAGTTGAGGGTGAACGCCATCTCAACCCCCGCCGAGGAGCGTGGGGATCTTCTCGAACAGCCCATGGGTGAACGCGACGAGCTCGGAGATCATCCACTGGCCAGACACGATGAGGGCCACCGAGACGGCGATCGCTTTCGGCACGAACGAGAGCGTGACCTCCTGGATCTGGGTGATCGACTGGAGGAGGGAGATGGCGAATCCGACGACGAGGGCGGTGACCAGGATGGGCGCGGAGAGCTTCGCGGCGATGAGCAGACCCTGCAGCGCGACATCCATGACGGCGTTCTGGTTCATGAGCTTCCCCGATAACTGCTGATCAGCGTCGTGATGATGAGACCCCAGCCGTCCACGAGCACGAACAGCAGGATCTTGAACGGAAGCGAGATCATGACGGGCGGCAGCATCATCATGCCCATCGACATCAGGGCGGCCGAGACGACGAGGTCGATCACCAGGAACGGGACGAAGATGACGAAACCGATGATGAATGCGGCGCGGAGCTCGGAGATCATGAAGGCCGGGATGAGCGTGGGGAGGGATACCGACGAGGGGTCCTTCGGGTTGGGAAGCCCGGCCGCGCGGGTCATGAGGGCCAGGTCCTCCTCTCGAGTGTGGGCGAGCATGAAGGTGCGCAGCGGCTTCGTCGCCAGGTCGATCGCCTGGGTGAAGTCGATGTGGCCGTTGAGGTATGGCTGAAGCGCGTGGGTGTTGATGTCGGTGATCACCGGCGCCATGATGAAGAGGCTGAGGAAGAGGGCGAGCCCGGCGAGCACCTGGTTCGGCGGGATGGAGGGCAGCGCGAGGGCGTTGCGCGCCATGGCGAGCACCACGAAGATCTTGGTGAACGAGGTCATCATCAGCAGCAGCGCCGGGGCCACCGACAGCAGCGTGATGCCGACGAGGGTCACGATCGCGGACGAGGGCGTGCCATCCGGTCCGTTGATGTCGACGGAGAGGCCGCCGGGGTTGGTCGGGGCGACCGGCGGCGTGGGGGCGTCCACCGTGGGAACCGCTGCGTGGCTCGCGGTGCCCGTCATGAGGATCAGCGCCGCGGCGACCACGAGCACGAGAAGGGCGATCACGACGATGCGAGCGGCCGGGCCGCTCCAGAAGCGTGCACTGAGCGAGTGGCGAGTGCCGAGCGGTTCGCGCACGCTCACCGTGGCCTGCCCGGTCACCGTGAGGAGCGCAAGGCGACGGCCGCGCGCTTCCAGGTAGCGAGGGACAGGATCGAACCGTCGAGCGCGCCTGCCCGGCGCGGCATGCCCGTGCGCGGGTCGAACTGCTGGGGGAACGGGATGGGCGTCGCGACGGGCTTGCGCGCGCTCGGCGTCGACTCGGCCTCGCTCAACGCCGATTCGAAGGCGGCGGCGGTGTCGAGCACGGGCAGCTCGTTGGCGTCGAGCACGGTCACGGAGTGCTCGGTGACCCCGAGGAGGAATCGCTTGCCCTCCACGTCGATCACGACGACGGATGCCTTCTGGGCGAGCCCCTGTCGGGTGACCACGTTCACGAGTT
It encodes:
- a CDS encoding flagellar biosynthesis protein FlhA; translated protein: MNKNLAKLAVPLGVVGIILLLVVPIPAFVLDLLIIVNIMLALVTLLTTMFVKKPLDFSVFPSLLLVATLFRLGLNVASTRLVLGNGYAGEVIGAFGHVAVGGSIIIGAVIFLILVVIQFVVVTKGAERVAEVGARFTLDAMPGKQMAIDADLNAGLITDVQARERRAEVSAEADFYGAMDGASKFVKGDAIAGIIIIIINIVGGIAIGVIQRGLSIGDAVSSYTLLTIGDGLVTQIPALLMAVSTGMIVTRSNAESDMGSTAAAQLGQSRFALIIAGVAAILMAFIPGMPIILFLIVGASLIIIAQRIKAREAVKRLEVETAAIADPAIGTTTENLIEQMRVHALEILLAPDLVDLVSDASDDLLARVRSLRRKIAMDMGLVVPPVRTRDSIELPPSTYVIRIAGVEAGRGIAPSGKVLALGDALDPLPGAVTLEPVFGLAGKWVPSEMRHSAEMTGATVIDRVSVVVTHLSSIIMGNAARLLSREDVRVLTEGVKEINPAAVDELVPGLLSLAEVQRVLQGLLVEQVPINDLPRIYEALSLRAKVSADPEGLIEAARAALGPALSARHLDGQTLHVIMIDPLLEQSMLEGLRPSELGTQILIDQHALESLLGSVRDVVARVEGTGMSAVLVCAPALRPAIRRLVSAQSGGLPVLSYQEVTSANVNIETVGVVRGAESISA
- a CDS encoding flagellar biosynthesis protein FlhB; its protein translation is MPEPDSGEKTELATEKRMKEVRAKGQLSKSQDLTAWVAVGVAAVMIPATVSAGAAATSAPLYQLREVMDHPDSAHAMQALVDGLASVGGIILPLLLVVTIAVLVAAAAQGGIHFKKFTGKFDQFNPVEGLKRTFGMQAAWQGVKALSKTVVVGIVLLSVIQGLMPVLMSGGGLPASELITAATDGTSSLVRSAVVAGLVLAAADVFVIMRRNRKRTRMTKKEVKDENKSSEGDPMIKGQRRSRQLAMSRNRMMASIVDADVVLVNPTHFAIALKYEPGKSAPRVIAKGAGVIALRIREQAETDLVPIVKDIPLTRALHSACELGDEIPVDLYNAVARVLAFVLALRKRGSSKGVHEMNQLVAAGGH
- a CDS encoding flagellar biosynthetic protein FliR, with translation MAFTLNFPWIEAVMLASVRMTTFLVIAPPFSTNAFPLRIKAMLGIGLALAVSPRVASGYISPDTAGFVVGLLVELVTGALLGFLVMIVFSAIQSAGNLVDLFGGFQLAQGFDPQMMINGAQFARLYQMTALALLFASGGYQLIIGGLARSFDALPVAGTLDLAAPIHAITLAVGQMLLSAVQIAGPLIVVLFLADAGLGLLTRVAPALNAFALGFPLKIFITLSLGVFVFAALPQIVAAITGQAVSIFSGVK
- the fliQ gene encoding flagellar biosynthesis protein FliQ; this translates as MNQNAVMDVALQGLLIAAKLSAPILVTALVVGFAISLLQSITQIQEVTLSFVPKAIAVSVALIVSGQWMISELVAFTHGLFEKIPTLLGGG
- the fliP gene encoding flagellar type III secretion system pore protein FliP (The bacterial flagellar biogenesis protein FliP forms a type III secretion system (T3SS)-type pore required for flagellar assembly.) yields the protein MTGTASHAAVPTVDAPTPPVAPTNPGGLSVDINGPDGTPSSAIVTLVGITLLSVAPALLLMMTSFTKIFVVLAMARNALALPSIPPNQVLAGLALFLSLFIMAPVITDINTHALQPYLNGHIDFTQAIDLATKPLRTFMLAHTREEDLALMTRAAGLPNPKDPSSVSLPTLIPAFMISELRAAFIIGFVIFVPFLVIDLVVSAALMSMGMMMLPPVMISLPFKILLFVLVDGWGLIITTLISSYRGSS
- a CDS encoding flagellar biosynthetic protein FliO, giving the protein MDTLFVALRVLLSLAAVVGLLWFLQRRITKGTRSTRATKLVNVVTRQGLAQKASVVVIDVEGKRFLLGVTEHSVTVLDANELPVLDTAAAFESALSEAESTPSARKPVATPIPFPQQFDPRTGMPRRAGALDGSILSLATWKRAAVALRSSR